AATTTTGCCCCCTCAACTCCGTTGGAGACCGGCATTCGGATGTCCATTAACACGATATCCGGCTCAAGTTCTTTCGCCTTTTCGAAGGCTTCCTGCCCGTTTCGCGCTGTTGCGATCACATCAAGCTCTTCCCTGAGCTGCAGCAGTGATGCCAGCCCTTCTCTGACGATATCCTGATCGTCGGTAATGATGATCTTAATCATGATAAACTCTCCTTTTGCTGCACGGGCCCGAAGCTCCATTTTTTATTAGCCAGTGAAAATTCGGCGATTACAGTAAACCCCTGATTTTGTTCGCTCTCAAAGCGGATGCTTCCACCATGCTCCGCTGCCCGCTTTTTCATGTTCAATAGGCCAAAGCCAAGTGCCGTCTCGGGATTTCCTTTTCCGTCATCCTTAAAGACAAGGCTGATGTTGTCCGTTGCGCAGGCAAGCTGTATCGAACAAGCTGTGGCGCCCCCGTGCCGTTTGGCATTGGTCAGTGCTTCCTGCACTGTTCTGACCAATGTCGGATGAAGAGATAGCGGGATCAGCGCAGGATCGCCGCTGACCGCAAACTCGGTTGTGACTCCTGCATTTTTGTAAAAGTCTTCTGTCAGCTGTTTCAATGAATCGATTAACGAAGGGTCGTTATCCGTTTGCAGGGTGCGTACTGATAAGCGGACATCATCGAGCGCTTCACGGGCAAGCGTTTCACATACCCCAACGGTCTCCTCCGCTTTTTGGCTGTCTCTTTTTTGCCATTCACGCAGAAGCTGCAGCTGCACGAGGAGCGCCGTCATTTTGTGTCCTACTGTATCATGGATGTCCCTTGCCATTCTGTTCCGCTCATGAATGGCAGTCAGCTCTTCAACCTGCTTCGCATATAAATGGAGTTCCTGGTGCGCAGCAGACAGCGAAAAGTGAGACTCTGTCAGTTCCTGAAACTGCTGTTTTGCCGTTTCCTGCGTATCCAACAGCTTGCGGATTAATTTGCCGACGACTCCGCAAAAGACAACGAATGTCATGCTGATACAATGATCCATAACATATTCATCGCCGAACATACGATATGTACGAATAAGCACAATCAGCCACATCATAAAACAAAAACAAAGCACAGACCATACTGTTTTTCGGTCAAACCCTTTCAAAAAAAAGGTAACAGCAACCGGGCTGAGCAATGTGATATATAAACCTGTACCCGGAAACATGAAACCGAACGAAAAGCCAACTGCAATATCAATCAAACAAAAAATAACGGCATATTTCCCTACTCTTAATAAGAGATGATTTGCTAAGAACACACCCGCACCGCCAGCGATGAACAAATACTCAAACCAACGGTCATCTTTTACAAGAAAAAAGTAAACCGAACAACTTACCATTAAGGTGAAAATCCTAGTAAATATAAGAGCCTTCACGCTCATCACTCCCGATACCCAATTCCTTTCTTATCATACCTGCCTCAGGTCATTTTTTACAGGAGTTTCTGGAAAATAAAAACCGCATATGAACTTTATGTCATATGCGGCGTCTTCCACTTATTATTCAAATTCAACCCATACGGACCCTTGGTCTGCTGAACGTACACAATTCTCAATCCAGCGGATGCCCTCGATCCCTGCGTCAATGTCAGGATAAACCAAGTTGTTCAGTGTTTCTTGATCTTCGCGTTTTTTTGCGTCAATTGCAATGGCACACTTGAGATAAATGTTGGCCCACGCGTCTGACAGCCCTTCGCTGTGTAAAGCGCCCAGACGTTCATCGGCGCTGCACGCACCGTCTAAATACGGCATGCCGCGAACGAGTGTCTGAATAGGCTCTCCCTGCACTTCATACATCAGTTCGTTCGGTTTGCTGTCCCACCATTCGAGGCTTGCTTTTGAGCCGACAATTCTGATTCTGTGGCCATCCATACACCCTGCATTGATTGATGATGTCCACATCGTCCCGACCGCCCCGTTTTCATAATGCATCAGCACATGGGCATTGTCCTCAAGCGGCGCACGGCTGCCGACGAAGCTCTGGCGGTCACACAGCAGTTCTTTGATTTTCATCTGCGGCATAATGAGCTGCGACATATAATACGTATGGGTAGATAAATCGCCCAGCACAAAGCTTGGCCCGGCGATCGCAGGGTCGACACGCCATTTCTGTGCAGCGCTTATGTTCTCGCCCTCATCTGCTGCACAAAAACCGTGTGTGTACTGCAAGTCAACCACACGAATATCGCCGATCTTGCCCTGCTCAATCATCGCACGCATTTGAAGGAGTATTTGATTGCCGGAAAAGCCGTATGTCACGCCGACGATTTTGCCTTTTTTCTCTGCGAGCGTTTTGATTTCATAGCCCTCTTCTGAAGTGAAGAACAGCGGTTTTTCACAGATGACATGAAGATCTGCTTCAAGTGCTGCCTTACAGATCTCATAATGAGTGCCGTTTGGAGTGGCAATCGATACAACCTCTATGCCATCGACTCTTTTCGCTTCCTCCGCAAACATGGTTTGATAGTCGGCATAACAGCGCTCCGCATCTACTCCGAGGTTCACCCCGAAGTCTTTTCCTCTTTCGGCATCGATATCAAAGGCCCCTGCGGTTAATTGAAAGGCAGTATTATCTCTCAACGCTCCAATACGATGTTTATATCCAACCTGGCTGAGCCGTCCGCCGCCTACCATTGCCCAGCGCAGCGGCTTTGAAATGATTCTTTCTCCATTTAGCATCATGAAAACCTCCTATTGGCTGATGGTTTGTTTTAAAGCTTCTACAGAAGTGCGGACGCCCGCTTCAGGCGACATCGTCAGGTCCTCCATTTCTAAGGAAACCTCACCGTCATACCCCATCATTTTGACGACTGAAAAAAATTCCTTCCACCACTGTAAATCCTGTCCGCAGCCGACTGCTACGTAATTCCATGCCCGGTTCGCAGGATCTGTCACTTCTTTTGTTTCTAAAAACCCATTTACCGCGGCTAAATGTCTTTCAATTCTGACATCTTTCCCATGAACATGGTGAATGGCTTCTCCGAGCTTCCTTGCTGCGATGATCGGGTCTGCACCCATCCATAATAAGTGGCTCGGATCAAGATTCAAACCGACCATCGGGCCGACCGCGTTTCTGAGCCGAAAGAGAGTCTCAGGATTATAGACTAATTGAGAGCTGAAATTTTCAAGCGCAATTTTTTCCACTCCGCAGGCTTCCGCTTTTTTGACAAGTTCCTTCCAATACGGAATCGCAACGTCTTCCCATTGATAGTTGAGAATATCTTTTAAAACGGGAGGCCAGCTCACTGTGTATGTGATCCAGTTCGGCACTTTGTCGTCCGGGCCGCCGGCTGGCAGGCCGCTCATCATGATCACTTTTTTGACACCTAATAATCCAGCCAGCTCCATCGTTTTGTCCGTTACTTCTCTGTGCGATTTGCCCAGTTCGCCTGGATCTAAAGGATTCCCCGAGCAGTTTAAAGCGCAAAGTGTCATATTCCGCTTTTCCAGCGCGGCTGAAAGTTCTTCTCTTTTCTTGCTGCTTTGCAGCAATTCGTCAAGATTCAAGTGAGGTGCCGGCGACCAGCCTCCAGTTGTCATTTCAAGCGTATCAATGCCAAGTTCCGCGGCAAAATCGAGCATTTCTTCAAAAGGCAAATGTCCTAAGCTGTCTGTTACATAAGATAGTTTCATTGATAGATTCCTCCTAGTATCTGCAAGTTACGAAAAGTGAGTCGTTTGATTCGGCATTTCCTGATCAGCTTGGCGGCCATACTGGCGGAATGAATGCTCAAGCTGTTCAAGTGACCGCCCTTTTGTCTCAGGCACATATTTTTTCACAAATAGAATCGCTAGAATATTCATTGCGACAAAGATAAAAAATGTTGCCGACATTCCAATATGATTGAGCAAAATGGGAAAGGTGAATCCAATGAGAAAGTTAGCTATCCACAAGCAGAAGGTGCTGATCCCCATGCCAAGTCCCCGCACATGCATCGGAAATATTTCCGAGAGCATGAGCCACGTCACCGTAGAAATGGCAGCCTGCTGAAACGCAAGAAACAAAACGGTCAAACTCAGCACAACATACGGCAGGGCGGGTGTTCCTTCAAGGACAATGGATAAAATCCCGATCAGCAGAAGGGCTGTCATCGTGCCAATCTGTCCGATGATCAGCATGGGCCGGCGGCGGACTTTGCCGAGAAGCCATATCCCAAAAATGACCGCAATAACTGAAATAACACCGTTTGCAATATTGCCAATTAATGCAGCTTCTGTTTGAAAACCGGCTTCTCTCAGAATTTCTGTCCCATAGTACATGATCGAATTGACACCGGTAATTTGCTGTACGATGGCGATTCCGATCCCAATCAATAGAATGCGCCTGATCCACGGCTCTTGAAAATCATGAAAGCCGGCCTTTTTTGCTGTGCCCTCAATCGCATGTTTGATTTCTTTTATTTCCTGCTGAGCCCGGCTGTCTTCACGGATTTGCCGAAGCACCCGCAGAGCGTCACCCATTCTGCCTTTAGCCGCCAGCCAACGCGGGCTTTCAGGCACGATGAGCATTCCGAACCATAACACAACAGCCGGAAGTGTCGCGATGACCAGCATATACCGCCAAACATTTGCGCTCTCCCCCATTGTGCTGCCGATAATGGCGTTAAAGGTGTATGCCAGCAGCTGGCCAATTACGATCATCAGTTCATTTTGTGTCACGATTCGTCCCCTGCGTTCTGCCGGCGAAATTTCCGCTAAAAAGGTTGGAACCGTTACAGAAGCGCAGCCAACCGCCAGTCCGAGCAGAAAACGAAAGGCAATCATCACGGACGCGTTTGGTGAAAAGGTACAGCCAAGTGTGGCTGCGATGAAGAGTAAGGCTAAATAAAGGATCGTTTTTCGGCGGCCGTGCCGATCGGACAGACGTCCTCCAAACATCGCCCCGAAGGCTGCCCCGAAAAGCAGGGAACTCGCAACCAGTCCTTCTGTAACAGGTGTAAGATTGAGTTGACCTGCAGTTGCCATAAAAGGAAGTACCCCATTAATGACACCCGTATCATAACCGAACAACAGGCCGCCGAATGTAGATACCAATGTAATCGTTCGTAAAAGCCCTTTATGAGCTAAGCTTTCTTTTTCTTTTACAGCCTCTTTCTTTTTTGTACTCACGGCTTTCTTCCCCTTCTTTCAAGAATGGCAGAGCACCCGACACCAAGCATAAGCCAATGCATCCCTCCTTCAGAACATTCATTGTTGTAACCGCTTTCTAAAGAGATTATAAGACAACGAGATTTCTCGCGTCTTTATCATATGAAGACATTGTTTTGTCATTTCAGGACATCTTATTCGTGCGGCTTGGCCTGTTCGATTTTTTGAAAAGGTTTATTGATTTGAAATGCGGTCATTTTTGAATCTTTATAAAGGGAGCGGAAAAGCCCTGGTGAGCTGCCGATTTTGGCAGAAAATATGCGAGTGAAATAATGTACTGAGAAACCGATTTCTTCCG
The Bacillus vallismortis genome window above contains:
- a CDS encoding Gfo/Idh/MocA family protein, whose amino-acid sequence is MMLNGERIISKPLRWAMVGGGRLSQVGYKHRIGALRDNTAFQLTAGAFDIDAERGKDFGVNLGVDAERCYADYQTMFAEEAKRVDGIEVVSIATPNGTHYEICKAALEADLHVICEKPLFFTSEEGYEIKTLAEKKGKIVGVTYGFSGNQILLQMRAMIEQGKIGDIRVVDLQYTHGFCAADEGENISAAQKWRVDPAIAGPSFVLGDLSTHTYYMSQLIMPQMKIKELLCDRQSFVGSRAPLEDNAHVLMHYENGAVGTMWTSSINAGCMDGHRIRIVGSKASLEWWDSKPNELMYEVQGEPIQTLVRGMPYLDGACSADERLGALHSEGLSDAWANIYLKCAIAIDAKKREDQETLNNLVYPDIDAGIEGIRWIENCVRSADQGSVWVEFE
- a CDS encoding sugar porter family MFS transporter; translation: MSTKKKEAVKEKESLAHKGLLRTITLVSTFGGLLFGYDTGVINGVLPFMATAGQLNLTPVTEGLVASSLLFGAAFGAMFGGRLSDRHGRRKTILYLALLFIAATLGCTFSPNASVMIAFRFLLGLAVGCASVTVPTFLAEISPAERRGRIVTQNELMIVIGQLLAYTFNAIIGSTMGESANVWRYMLVIATLPAVVLWFGMLIVPESPRWLAAKGRMGDALRVLRQIREDSRAQQEIKEIKHAIEGTAKKAGFHDFQEPWIRRILLIGIGIAIVQQITGVNSIMYYGTEILREAGFQTEAALIGNIANGVISVIAVIFGIWLLGKVRRRPMLIIGQIGTMTALLLIGILSIVLEGTPALPYVVLSLTVLFLAFQQAAISTVTWLMLSEIFPMHVRGLGMGISTFCLWIANFLIGFTFPILLNHIGMSATFFIFVAMNILAILFVKKYVPETKGRSLEQLEHSFRQYGRQADQEMPNQTTHFS
- a CDS encoding sugar phosphate isomerase/epimerase family protein, with the protein product MKLSYVTDSLGHLPFEEMLDFAAELGIDTLEMTTGGWSPAPHLNLDELLQSSKKREELSAALEKRNMTLCALNCSGNPLDPGELGKSHREVTDKTMELAGLLGVKKVIMMSGLPAGGPDDKVPNWITYTVSWPPVLKDILNYQWEDVAIPYWKELVKKAEACGVEKIALENFSSQLVYNPETLFRLRNAVGPMVGLNLDPSHLLWMGADPIIAARKLGEAIHHVHGKDVRIERHLAAVNGFLETKEVTDPANRAWNYVAVGCGQDLQWWKEFFSVVKMMGYDGEVSLEMEDLTMSPEAGVRTSVEALKQTISQ
- a CDS encoding sensor histidine kinase, whose amino-acid sequence is MKALIFTRIFTLMVSCSVYFFLVKDDRWFEYLFIAGGAGVFLANHLLLRVGKYAVIFCLIDIAVGFSFGFMFPGTGLYITLLSPVAVTFFLKGFDRKTVWSVLCFCFMMWLIVLIRTYRMFGDEYVMDHCISMTFVVFCGVVGKLIRKLLDTQETAKQQFQELTESHFSLSAAHQELHLYAKQVEELTAIHERNRMARDIHDTVGHKMTALLVQLQLLREWQKRDSQKAEETVGVCETLAREALDDVRLSVRTLQTDNDPSLIDSLKQLTEDFYKNAGVTTEFAVSGDPALIPLSLHPTLVRTVQEALTNAKRHGGATACSIQLACATDNISLVFKDDGKGNPETALGFGLLNMKKRAAEHGGSIRFESEQNQGFTVIAEFSLANKKWSFGPVQQKESLS